From Chryseobacterium shandongense, the proteins below share one genomic window:
- a CDS encoding LolA family protein: MKNSISKIIVSGMVVGAIGFANAQKIDAKAKKILDDITANYNSKKNSYFKFSFGTGTNGAVSKTEPGIYYAAGDKYKLKIMETEQIFDGNKIYNINTEDMEVTVAKPNGSGSMFSPINYLSTYRNDYNVTYNGKKNVNGVSADFIKLTPVKSNGIQHVYIFVDSAKKQMVKLEQHGSNKDVAVIAIKEYKENQTLDPGMFVFDKNKYKNYLITEL, translated from the coding sequence ATGAAAAATAGTATTTCAAAAATTATAGTAAGCGGTATGGTTGTAGGAGCAATTGGATTTGCCAACGCACAGAAAATTGATGCTAAAGCTAAAAAAATACTGGATGATATTACGGCAAACTATAATTCCAAGAAAAATTCTTATTTTAAATTTTCTTTCGGAACGGGAACCAATGGAGCGGTTTCAAAGACGGAACCGGGAATTTATTATGCAGCCGGAGATAAGTACAAATTAAAGATCATGGAAACGGAACAGATCTTTGATGGTAACAAAATCTATAACATCAATACGGAAGATATGGAAGTTACGGTTGCGAAACCCAACGGAAGCGGTTCTATGTTCTCCCCTATCAACTATCTTTCAACATACAGAAACGATTACAATGTAACGTACAACGGAAAGAAAAACGTAAACGGTGTAAGTGCTGATTTTATAAAGCTGACCCCTGTAAAATCTAACGGAATACAGCATGTCTATATCTTTGTAGATTCAGCAAAAAAACAAATGGTAAAGCTTGAACAGCACGGAAGCAATAAGGATGTTGCAGTTATCGCTATAAAGGAATATAAAGAAAATCAGACTCTCGATCCGGGAATGTTTGTTTTTGACAAAAACAAATACAAAAATTACCTGATCACAGAGCTTTAA
- a CDS encoding LptF/LptG family permease, giving the protein MLKILDRYIIKTFFGPFFFIFSVLFFIFIVNIIWVQLGQFMGKGLSTFQILKLLFYLGVSVISMVLPLTILLASIMSFGEFGERYELAAMKAAGISLTRVMLPLLGVTIVLSVMLYFFSNNIIPDFQRKAKNMLFNIAQTKPALNFTPGQFIDQIPGYMVKFDKITGESGENIDGVFIHKKATTYDNQQSIVAEKGKFVPAANKNYLKLILYNGYVYEDNFAGKAENVRLKQPDQAIKFDSLTSHFDVSEIINKAIEEEKITDDYRFQTFNQLDKTIDQTKKDNNKFFTNVNNDVLGQTNSVITYMDSKQNRSKAKPKQLLKLDTVKNEKKLEIINNAYTRLENLKGTVDGKNNEIDPVVKYYGKVVIYQQRIVTYSFTCIIFFLIGASLGSIIRKGGMGLPVIIAIVIFIIFYVINVGVENMAWSGKINPYLAAWIPNIVLFPFGIWMTYKALTDSQLFDAEKYKAFFKPVTKLFVKNQEHKRYQ; this is encoded by the coding sequence ATGTTAAAAATACTAGACCGATATATTATAAAAACTTTCTTCGGACCGTTTTTCTTTATATTCAGCGTGCTGTTTTTCATCTTTATTGTGAATATTATCTGGGTTCAGCTGGGACAATTTATGGGAAAAGGGCTTAGCACCTTTCAAATTCTTAAGCTCCTTTTTTATCTTGGGGTAAGCGTTATCAGCATGGTATTGCCGTTAACGATCCTTCTGGCAAGTATTATGTCTTTCGGCGAATTCGGGGAACGGTATGAGCTTGCAGCCATGAAAGCGGCGGGAATTTCTCTTACGAGGGTAATGTTGCCTTTGCTGGGAGTAACCATTGTGCTTTCGGTCATGCTTTATTTTTTCTCCAATAATATTATTCCGGATTTTCAGCGGAAGGCGAAGAATATGCTTTTCAATATTGCACAGACCAAGCCTGCCCTCAACTTTACTCCGGGTCAGTTTATTGATCAGATTCCGGGATATATGGTGAAATTTGATAAAATAACCGGTGAGAGTGGAGAAAATATTGATGGCGTTTTCATTCATAAAAAAGCAACCACGTATGATAATCAGCAGTCGATCGTAGCAGAAAAGGGAAAATTTGTACCCGCTGCCAACAAAAATTATCTCAAACTTATTCTTTACAACGGATACGTTTATGAAGATAACTTTGCAGGGAAAGCTGAAAATGTACGTCTGAAACAGCCGGATCAGGCTATAAAATTTGATTCCCTGACTTCTCATTTTGATGTAAGCGAAATTATCAATAAAGCTATTGAAGAAGAAAAAATTACGGATGATTATCGTTTCCAAACTTTCAATCAGCTTGATAAAACTATTGATCAAACTAAAAAAGATAACAATAAATTCTTTACAAATGTTAATAACGATGTTCTGGGCCAGACCAATTCGGTGATCACCTACATGGATTCTAAACAAAACAGGTCGAAAGCAAAACCTAAGCAGCTGTTAAAGCTTGATACAGTAAAAAATGAAAAAAAACTGGAGATCATTAATAATGCGTACACCCGTCTCGAAAATCTTAAAGGGACTGTTGACGGTAAAAATAATGAGATCGATCCTGTGGTGAAATATTATGGCAAAGTGGTGATCTATCAGCAGAGAATTGTTACGTATTCATTTACCTGTATTATTTTCTTCCTGATCGGGGCAAGTCTCGGATCTATCATCAGAAAAGGGGGAATGGGGCTTCCCGTTATTATTGCTATTGTTATTTTCATTATATTTTATGTGATTAATGTTGGTGTGGAAAACATGGCGTGGTCCGGGAAAATAAACCCTTATCTTGCAGCCTGGATACCGAATATCGTGCTTTTCCCTTTTGGAATTTGGATGACCTATAAGGCGCTTACCGATTCTCAATTATTTGATGCGGAAAAATATAAGGCATTTTTTAAACCTGTTACTAAATTGTTTGTTAAAAATCAGGAACATAAAAGATATCAATAA